The following are encoded in a window of Brevibacillus ruminantium genomic DNA:
- a CDS encoding RusA family crossover junction endodeoxyribonuclease — protein sequence MNELRIVIPGNPPTVNHVYRNVAINRRITTADGQKWRQNVQAIASRAIATQGWKMSSEEKLVGEVMIYWPTRRKRDVENVGKLLWDALEGIVYENDRWLLPRYMDFSVDKHNPRVEIKFYRLEETADVHCL from the coding sequence ATGAACGAATTGCGAATCGTTATCCCGGGAAATCCGCCGACCGTCAACCATGTATACCGAAACGTAGCCATTAACCGAAGAATCACCACGGCAGACGGTCAGAAATGGCGTCAGAACGTTCAGGCGATAGCGTCTAGGGCAATTGCCACCCAGGGTTGGAAAATGAGCTCAGAAGAGAAGCTGGTGGGCGAGGTGATGATCTATTGGCCTACCAGACGCAAGCGAGACGTTGAGAACGTCGGAAAACTCCTGTGGGATGCATTGGAAGGGATTGTGTACGAAAACGACAGGTGGTTGCTCCCAAGGTATATGGATTTCTCAGTGGACAAGCATAATCCAAGGGTGGAGATTAAGTTTTACCGTTTGGAGGAGACAGCAGATGTACATTGCTTGTGA
- a CDS encoding host-nuclease inhibitor Gam family protein: MNALEQMELDELQELVFQLSEAEVKQRFRIDSFDSLNWALRKLAALEAKRKENEALAKKEYERIKAWEEKMTKGIEEHKQFFTSLIEEYARSQRAADPKWKASTPYGKVGFRKQQPKWMYDEQKALESVESTGLDKFIRVKKELDKVALKASAKVLEDGRVIDTETGVFIEGVSVAEQPEALKVEVVE; this comes from the coding sequence ATGAACGCACTGGAGCAAATGGAACTTGATGAATTGCAGGAGCTTGTTTTTCAGCTGTCTGAAGCTGAAGTAAAGCAACGCTTTCGTATAGATAGCTTTGACTCCCTTAATTGGGCGTTGCGCAAGCTTGCCGCGCTAGAAGCCAAACGCAAAGAGAATGAAGCCTTAGCCAAAAAGGAGTATGAACGGATTAAGGCGTGGGAGGAGAAGATGACAAAGGGCATCGAAGAGCATAAGCAATTCTTTACCTCGCTGATTGAAGAATACGCACGATCGCAACGAGCAGCTGATCCGAAATGGAAGGCATCCACACCTTACGGGAAAGTTGGCTTTCGAAAGCAGCAGCCAAAATGGATGTACGACGAACAGAAGGCCTTAGAATCGGTCGAATCGACAGGGCTAGATAAGTTTATCCGCGTAAAAAAAGAGCTTGATAAGGTGGCTCTCAAGGCGTCTGCGAAGGTGCTGGAAGATGGTCGTGTGATTGATACGGAGACGGGCGTTTTTATTGAAGGCGTATCAGTCGCGGAGCAGCCAGAAGCGTTGAAAGTGGAGGTTGTGGAATGA
- a CDS encoding single-stranded DNA-binding protein, producing MNKVILIGNLTKDPELRYTPNGVAVCTFTIAVNRRVNGENQADFIGIVAWQKTADLCATYLRKGRQAAIEGRIQTRSYDNKEGKKVYVTEVVAENVQFIGGRTGDEGPSNKGTDSFGDPFVNSGTPINISDDVLPF from the coding sequence ATGAATAAAGTGATCCTCATTGGCAACCTGACCAAAGATCCGGAGTTACGATACACACCCAATGGAGTCGCTGTCTGCACCTTCACCATAGCCGTGAACCGGCGCGTGAATGGGGAGAATCAAGCTGACTTTATCGGCATCGTGGCATGGCAAAAGACAGCTGATCTATGTGCTACCTATCTCCGTAAAGGCAGACAAGCAGCCATAGAGGGGCGAATCCAAACGCGGTCATACGACAACAAAGAGGGCAAAAAAGTATACGTCACTGAGGTAGTTGCCGAAAATGTTCAGTTTATTGGTGGCAGAACAGGCGATGAAGGGCCGTCAAATAAAGGCACTGATTCGTTTGGTGATCCGTTCGTGAATTCTGGTACACCGATTAATATTTCGGATGATGTCTTACCGTTCTAG
- a CDS encoding ORF6C domain-containing protein has product MSQLQVIQHNQQRVLTTAQLAEAYGADVKTISKNFERNKERYREGKHFFRLDGDELRAFKASRQIDENLKFAPVIYLWTEKGAWMHAKSLNTDKAWEAYETLVDDYYRVKEEQLKLSPEVQAIFFLDRKTQEIETRVEKLETNMTIDYGQQLALQRTAKAQILELVGGKESPAYQNKPLRDKLFSSIWSDYKDYFNVGSYKDTPVKDCEKAKEYLKKWSPQGKLLREVEEANQQLTFVS; this is encoded by the coding sequence ATGAGTCAGTTACAGGTCATCCAGCACAACCAACAACGAGTATTAACAACAGCGCAATTAGCAGAAGCATATGGGGCTGATGTAAAAACGATCAGCAAAAACTTTGAGCGTAACAAGGAGCGGTATCGGGAGGGTAAGCACTTTTTCCGGTTAGATGGTGATGAACTGAGGGCTTTCAAAGCTAGTCGTCAAATTGACGAAAACCTTAAATTCGCGCCAGTGATCTACCTCTGGACCGAAAAAGGCGCTTGGATGCATGCGAAGTCACTTAATACAGACAAAGCCTGGGAGGCTTATGAAACTCTTGTTGATGATTACTACAGGGTGAAGGAGGAGCAATTGAAACTCAGTCCTGAAGTGCAGGCGATCTTTTTCCTGGATAGGAAAACACAAGAAATCGAAACCCGGGTAGAAAAACTCGAAACCAACATGACGATCGACTACGGCCAGCAGCTGGCACTCCAGCGAACAGCCAAGGCGCAAATCCTTGAACTTGTTGGCGGCAAAGAATCGCCAGCCTATCAAAACAAACCATTGCGGGACAAGCTGTTTAGCTCCATCTGGAGTGACTATAAGGATTACTTCAATGTTGGATCATACAAAGACACTCCGGTCAAAGATTGCGAAAAGGCAAAGGAATACCTCAAGAAGTGGTCCCCACAAGGAAAGCTTCTGCGTGAGGTTGAGGAAGCGAATCAGCAGCTTACATTTGTTAGTTGA
- a CDS encoding ERF family protein, whose protein sequence is MSEQRTLVKKLAKVMQEVKYIQKRGFNKFHQYRYATESDVAEKIRESLAEQNVVMIPNMTSHSIREHTTAKGNREYITTVVMEFKFIDGDSGEEITFTMIGEGQDPGDKGPYKAITGAQKYALMKAFMIPTGDDPEADEGVDQRNNEQRSGQKPAPNVSAPKEATLKAKYQMGKGSLDGFDDWYNQQKAAGFSDEQIDAILTKRLKETGVA, encoded by the coding sequence ATGAGCGAACAGCGAACCTTAGTCAAAAAGTTGGCTAAAGTCATGCAAGAAGTCAAGTATATCCAAAAGCGCGGGTTTAACAAGTTTCATCAGTACAGATACGCCACGGAATCGGATGTAGCAGAGAAAATACGTGAATCTCTCGCTGAACAAAACGTTGTCATGATACCGAACATGACCTCTCATTCAATCCGTGAACATACCACAGCAAAAGGTAATCGCGAGTATATTACGACGGTCGTCATGGAGTTCAAATTCATCGACGGAGATTCGGGAGAGGAAATCACCTTTACCATGATTGGGGAAGGCCAGGACCCCGGAGATAAGGGGCCATACAAAGCAATTACAGGCGCACAAAAGTATGCCCTTATGAAGGCTTTCATGATTCCAACCGGGGACGATCCAGAAGCAGACGAGGGTGTTGACCAGCGTAATAACGAGCAGCGATCCGGCCAAAAACCAGCACCTAATGTTTCGGCTCCAAAAGAGGCAACGCTCAAAGCGAAATACCAAATGGGCAAAGGATCGTTGGATGGCTTTGACGATTGGTACAACCAGCAAAAAGCAGCAGGTTTTTCGGATGAACAGATAGACGCAATCCTCACAAAGAGGCTCAAGGAAACGGGAGTGGCTTAG
- a CDS encoding MmcB family DNA repair protein — protein sequence MASKTNIRADEIKRALAKRHTDDLFLTEVKTGQTWGNKELLKFDAFAIKRSWAKPRFTGYEVKVSRADFLNDQKWPGYLPHCHCFSFVCPKGLIQPEELTDEVGLIWYYPDSGALVTKRPAKYRLIEVPADLLYYILLSRIESDRHPFFSDRREMIESYLSNKEARLRIGQEFKGRLFDEISGLRKKVKELEDELRYGGNKEEQLAMIKDAAEKAGINVRYRWWTNEVVKMLENSIHPDILHAVERIKREADEIQKLAKVSANQEQPTMLLDTQR from the coding sequence ATGGCGAGTAAAACAAATATTCGAGCGGACGAAATCAAACGAGCGCTGGCAAAACGCCATACCGACGATCTTTTCCTCACCGAGGTAAAGACCGGGCAGACATGGGGAAACAAGGAGTTGCTAAAGTTTGATGCGTTTGCGATCAAGAGGAGTTGGGCGAAACCACGCTTTACCGGATATGAGGTCAAAGTCAGCCGCGCCGATTTCCTTAACGATCAGAAGTGGCCGGGGTATTTGCCACATTGTCATTGCTTCAGTTTTGTTTGCCCGAAGGGGTTAATCCAGCCGGAAGAGTTGACCGATGAAGTCGGGTTGATTTGGTATTACCCTGACTCCGGCGCGTTGGTAACGAAGAGACCGGCCAAATATCGGTTAATAGAAGTGCCTGCTGACCTGCTATATTACATCCTGCTTTCCAGGATAGAATCAGACCGCCATCCATTTTTCAGCGATCGACGGGAGATGATTGAATCATACCTTTCGAATAAAGAAGCGCGTTTGCGTATCGGCCAGGAATTTAAAGGACGATTATTCGATGAAATCAGCGGGCTGAGGAAAAAGGTTAAGGAGCTGGAAGATGAGCTGAGATACGGCGGCAACAAGGAAGAACAACTGGCCATGATTAAGGATGCTGCCGAGAAGGCAGGCATTAATGTCCGGTATCGCTGGTGGACAAACGAAGTGGTGAAGATGTTAGAGAACAGCATCCACCCGGACATATTGCACGCGGTCGAGCGAATCAAAAGAGAGGCCGATGAGATACAGAAACTCGCGAAAGTAAGCGCAAATCAGGAGCAGCCAACCATGCTCCTTGATACACAACGGTAA
- a CDS encoding BC1872 family protein: MAEQDQQIIATLATKVMGWERFFHEGMQLWGWKQDSPYFFTSHWNPLHNIDDAWRIVKKLKADGWLYESFNDRFGREYFRFAGHLQIEGNFLGEGTTLPEAISDAARKMINNEPLGLKWRKAAMEMD; this comes from the coding sequence ATGGCCGAACAAGATCAACAAATCATTGCGACCTTGGCAACGAAGGTTATGGGGTGGGAAAGGTTCTTTCATGAAGGCATGCAGTTGTGGGGGTGGAAGCAAGATTCGCCTTACTTCTTCACATCTCATTGGAATCCGCTTCACAACATAGACGATGCTTGGAGAATTGTAAAAAAGTTGAAGGCGGACGGATGGCTTTATGAATCCTTCAACGACCGCTTTGGGAGAGAATATTTCAGATTTGCTGGTCACCTTCAAATTGAAGGAAACTTCCTAGGTGAAGGCACAACTTTACCAGAAGCTATCAGTGATGCCGCCCGCAAGATGATCAATAACGAACCTCTAGGCTTGAAATGGCGTAAAGCAGCGATGGAAATGGATTAA
- a CDS encoding HNH endonuclease encodes MMPFHPYPKSEQVRHKRRTPKRKEKGRIKPQTYRAVFDRDGGKCVLCGRTDGLEMHHVIYRSRGGTGEEHNLVLLCKKDHMAAHANREIRKQLEEYMKRLYPDKWEDPWKA; translated from the coding sequence ATGATGCCGTTTCATCCATATCCCAAATCAGAACAAGTGAGACACAAACGGCGCACTCCCAAACGCAAGGAAAAGGGCCGTATTAAGCCCCAAACGTATCGGGCGGTATTTGACCGGGATGGAGGAAAATGCGTCTTATGCGGGCGTACAGACGGTCTGGAGATGCATCACGTTATCTACCGTAGTAGAGGCGGGACAGGGGAGGAACACAACCTCGTCCTCCTCTGCAAAAAGGACCATATGGCAGCCCACGCCAACAGAGAGATTCGTAAGCAACTGGAAGAATACATGAAACGACTTTATCCCGACAAATGGGAGGACCCATGGAAAGCGTAG
- a CDS encoding DUF5131 family protein, translated as MGTAIEWTDTVWNPVTGCSKVSEGCRNCYAFALHDMRHKSFLEGKKLPQQYAKPFSEIQLFPERLDQPLRWRKSRRIFVNSMSDLFHDQVPDEYLDQVFAVILACATIGNPEHTFQILTKRPERMLKYFTDREPFELIKAWSKAGDGWITMNDPDVYFSEYIEGLTCHDWDKDGRNSNASEYMPWGYLKGLWPLPNVWLGTSVENQKAADERIPLLLQVPAAVRFLSCEPLLGPVDLEFIAQFEHEDNEGYGVAAIKGIDWVIVGGESGTNARPIHPDWARDLRDQCQEYGVAFFFKQWGEWFPRDQWEYNPDLILPDDNAAYTDGPKTYVFDGVYGLYPTHCIGKNKAGRLLDGEEWNEFPGGERDASKR; from the coding sequence ATGGGAACAGCGATTGAGTGGACGGACACGGTTTGGAACCCAGTCACAGGCTGCAGCAAAGTGTCAGAGGGTTGCCGCAATTGCTATGCTTTTGCACTCCATGACATGCGGCACAAGTCGTTCCTGGAAGGAAAGAAGCTGCCGCAGCAGTACGCAAAGCCTTTCAGCGAGATTCAGCTTTTCCCAGAGCGACTGGATCAACCGTTGAGGTGGAGGAAGTCGCGGCGAATATTCGTCAATAGCATGAGTGATCTTTTTCACGATCAAGTGCCAGATGAGTATTTGGATCAAGTTTTTGCAGTCATACTGGCATGCGCCACTATTGGGAATCCCGAGCACACATTTCAGATTCTTACAAAACGCCCAGAGAGAATGCTCAAATATTTCACTGACAGGGAACCTTTCGAATTGATTAAGGCATGGTCGAAAGCCGGAGACGGTTGGATAACCATGAATGATCCGGATGTCTACTTTTCCGAATACATTGAGGGACTTACTTGTCACGATTGGGACAAGGACGGAAGGAATAGTAACGCAAGCGAATATATGCCTTGGGGCTATTTAAAAGGACTGTGGCCATTACCGAATGTCTGGCTTGGGACAAGCGTTGAGAACCAAAAGGCAGCAGACGAAAGAATCCCGTTACTCTTGCAGGTCCCGGCAGCCGTCCGGTTCCTGAGCTGTGAGCCGTTGCTTGGGCCGGTTGATCTTGAATTCATCGCACAATTTGAGCATGAGGACAACGAAGGGTACGGGGTAGCGGCGATAAAGGGTATTGATTGGGTGATCGTAGGCGGTGAGTCGGGAACAAACGCCCGACCAATACACCCGGACTGGGCGCGAGACTTGAGGGATCAGTGCCAGGAATATGGTGTAGCATTTTTCTTCAAACAATGGGGAGAATGGTTTCCGCGAGATCAATGGGAATACAACCCGGACCTGATACTGCCAGATGATAATGCAGCTTACACAGATGGACCAAAAACCTATGTGTTTGATGGGGTGTATGGTCTTTATCCGACACATTGCATTGGAAAAAATAAAGCTGGGCGCTTGTTAGATGGAGAAGAGTGGAACGAATTTCCGGGAGGGGAACGGGATGCAAGCAAGAGGTGA
- a CDS encoding helix-turn-helix domain-containing protein: MLICPVCTHEMRRRRGNIYICDECEYELEQMTIDYVENKERQKLIAARLKAGFETVHEAANASGYNASYLRGLERGAHPFTPKTAGRLAAAYGCGISDLVD, from the coding sequence ATGCTCATATGTCCAGTTTGCACTCATGAGATGAGAAGAAGACGCGGAAATATCTATATTTGCGATGAATGCGAATACGAGCTGGAGCAAATGACCATTGACTACGTTGAGAACAAAGAAAGGCAAAAGCTCATTGCCGCTAGGTTAAAGGCAGGATTTGAAACAGTGCATGAGGCGGCTAATGCGTCAGGATACAACGCGAGTTATCTGCGGGGGCTGGAAAGAGGGGCGCACCCCTTCACACCGAAAACAGCTGGACGTCTGGCGGCAGCTTATGGATGCGGAATCAGTGATTTGGTTGATTAA
- a CDS encoding DUF6906 family protein: MKRPKKPTRRQKEEIVFRGLTPQNWLVERDTPDEFVVVHRYTGTTKRFGRSIA, translated from the coding sequence ATGAAACGGCCAAAGAAGCCAACCCGCCGTCAGAAGGAAGAGATTGTGTTTCGAGGCCTTACGCCCCAAAACTGGCTCGTAGAAAGGGATACACCGGATGAGTTTGTAGTGGTCCATCGGTACACAGGGACAACAAAGCGATTTGGAAGGTCGATAGCATGA
- a CDS encoding ATP-binding protein yields MLEDIKARAEQQARLMASKQRASQPNTQVKEPSTTCSKCGGKEGTLNIWYEEREFTKLVDGEPVKEKRQVKCESWTWCECYYQKRVLTASRITDDFKEKGFKNFSVDGRPLIVREMFEKAKQYVRSFEGIRKQRRNSIALLGNPGVGKTHLLMAACNNLMAKGVPVTYFPWVETWNEIKDDFDLLNQRVNLLKESELLFIDDLFKGRQAPTPFQLEQLFAIVNYRYMEKKPIMLSSERSFADMLKIDEGIGSRLYQMCKDYTIEVQGDPFELNYRLVEGD; encoded by the coding sequence ATGCTGGAGGACATCAAAGCAAGGGCGGAACAACAAGCCCGTTTGATGGCTTCAAAGCAACGAGCAAGCCAGCCGAATACACAAGTCAAGGAACCATCGACGACCTGCTCTAAGTGTGGCGGCAAGGAAGGGACGCTGAACATCTGGTATGAAGAGCGCGAGTTCACAAAATTGGTAGACGGTGAGCCGGTAAAAGAAAAGCGCCAGGTCAAATGTGAATCGTGGACATGGTGCGAATGCTACTACCAAAAGCGCGTACTGACAGCAAGCCGGATTACTGACGACTTCAAGGAAAAGGGGTTCAAGAACTTTTCCGTAGACGGTCGACCGCTCATCGTAAGAGAAATGTTCGAAAAGGCCAAGCAGTATGTCAGATCATTTGAGGGCATTCGGAAACAGCGAAGAAACTCGATTGCGTTGCTTGGCAATCCAGGAGTCGGTAAAACACATCTCCTCATGGCAGCATGCAACAATCTCATGGCAAAGGGCGTTCCGGTCACATACTTCCCGTGGGTGGAAACGTGGAACGAAATTAAAGATGATTTTGACCTACTCAATCAACGTGTAAACCTGCTGAAAGAAAGCGAATTACTGTTCATCGATGATCTATTCAAAGGGAGGCAGGCACCCACCCCTTTCCAACTGGAACAGCTATTTGCCATCGTGAATTACCGCTACATGGAGAAGAAACCAATCATGTTGTCGTCGGAACGCTCATTTGCTGACATGCTCAAGATCGACGAGGGAATCGGTTCACGACTATATCAGATGTGCAAAGATTACACGATCGAAGTTCAGGGTGATCCATTTGAACTGAACTATCGGTTGGTGGAAGGTGATTAA